GAGGGCCTGCGGGTCCTCACCCTGCCGCGCCTCGTCGAGCTCAAGCTCGCCTCGGGGGCGAGCGCCCCACACCGCCTCCGGGATCTCGCGGACGTCCAGGAGATCATCAAGGCGCGCCACCTGGGCGCCGACTTCGCCGCGGAGCTCGATCCGAGCGTGCGCGCGGCATACCTGGAACTGGAACGCGCGGTTCGCGAGGCTAGTACACGCGGATGACCGTCACGCGCAGCCCGCGCGACGTCCAGCCGACGTCGAAGCCCACCGCCATGCCCTCGCGCAGGCCGCCGACGCGCGGGATCGGGCCCAGGATCTGCACGAAGGGGAACTTGAAGTGGTACTCGCGGCCGGTCGCGTCGCTGACCAGCGTGCCGCTCTCGCTGCCGTAGTACACGCGCTTGATGGTGCCACGGTAGTACCAGTCGTGCGAAGCCGCCGGCTCGGGAGTGCCGCCGCCCTCTGCCCGCTCGTCCGTCATGCGGGAGGTGCGGTCGCCGCCGCCTCGGCAGCGATCGCGGAGAGGCGCTTCTCCCCGACGCGGTCGACGAAGGACGGGAAGCTCTCGCCCGCCTGCCGCTCGCGCTCGTAGACGCGCGCGAGGGCCGCGATCGCCGCCGCCGTGTCCTCCTCCGCAAAGCGCCCGAGCCGCTTGCCGATGCGCGCCCTCCCCTCGCCCACCGCGCCGCCCACCAGGATCGAGTAGAAGGGCCGCTCGCCGCCGTCGGGCGTCTTGGCGAGGTGGCCGGTGAGCCCGATGTCGCCGACGTGGTGCTGGCCACAGGAGTTCGGGCAGCCG
The window above is part of the Deltaproteobacteria bacterium genome. Proteins encoded here:
- a CDS encoding nitrite/sulfite reductase, with product GTIRTTNDQNLVLQWIPAAALPALHAGLVEIELGNPDVTSINDVVSCPGMDYCSLAITRSMGMAERIRAHLAAHPESSDGFAERLGPFTVKISGCPNSCGQHHVGDIGLTGHLAKTPDGGERPFYSILVGGAVGEGRARIGKRLGRFAEEDTAAAIAALARVYERERQAGESFPSFVDRVGEKRLSAIAAEAAATAPPA